GTTTCCATCGAATATCGTCGCCAACATGTTCAAGTTTGTGAAACGTGAATTCTTTGAGATTGAAGAGAGCCAGAAGGAGCCAGTGAAGGTGGAATTCTAGCCGTATGACCCGGAGTTTTGGCAGGCAGGCCGTCGCGCTTGCCTGTTTTATTATTGTTTCTGTTGTCCCGGTAACTGTTTCGGCACAAGCGCAAGAAGAGAGTGAACACATCGATCGCTTTGAGAGCGATATCGTCATCGCATCGGACGGTACAATCGCAGTCACCGAGACGATACGCTATGCGTTCGGTCTAGCGGAGAAACACGGCATCTATCGGGACATCCCAGTCAATTACGCGACCTCCCTCGGCACGCGGACCGCGCTGGATATCACGGTGGAGAGTGTCACAGATGAGACAGGTAAGACGCTGACGCACGAAGAGAGTCGCTCTGGCGGCAATCTGCATATCCAGATCGGGGATGCGGACAAACTCGTCACGGGCGGGCGCACCTATGTGATTCGCTACCGGATTGATGGCGCGCTGGCGTTCTATCAGGATTTCGATGAATTGTACTGGAATGCAACGGGGCATGATTGGACGGTGCCGATCTCAGCCGCGTCTGTGATGGTCCGGACGCTTTCACCGGTCGCTGGTTGGCGGTTCGCCTGCTATGTCGGGCCGCGCGGTAGCACCGAACGTTGCGATCCGGAGCGGTCCCGTGATGTGGCTTCGGCACAGAGTGAGATGCGCATCGATTGGGACCAGAAGCTTGAGCCGGGATCGGGGATCACCGTAGCACTCGGTTTCGACAAAGGCTATGCCATCGAGCCGAGCTGGCTTGCGCGGGCAGCTTCATTCCTCGCAAACAATCCGCTGATTCTCTTGCCGTTTGTGGTGTTTGGATTCATGTTTCGGCGTTGGTATCGCGAAGGGCGAGATCCAGAGGGTCGCGGGACGATAATCCCCGAGTACGATGTGCCTGAACACCTCTCGCCGCTGCATATCGCCGCCTTCTTGGATGGTCGCCTCACCGGGAAAGAAATCCCAGCGGCGATTATCGACCTCGCGGTGAAAGGATACCTCGTGATTGATCGCGTCACCGATGACGGACTCATCTTCGATACCACCGACTATCGTCTCGTCGAGACAGCCAGCCGACCTGCCTCAGGATCCATCGAACACACACTCATCGCTGCGCTTTTCAGTGCCACGGCTTCGGTGAATGTCGAGAGCGTTCGGAAACTCCTTGCTTCTCCGTCGGCCAAACTCCTTCCAGGCTTCCTGAAGCGCTCGATCGAAGCAAGTTTACCGAAAACGGTTGGACCGTCAGAGTCAGTCGCACGATCCGTGAAAATATCTGAACTCAAGAATAAGTTCTATACCAAGATCTCAGAACTGCAAAAGCAGGCGATCGAGGAGCTCATCGCACGAAAATTTTTGGCGGCGAGTCCGCAGGATGTCTGGGGCAAGTACACTCTCTGGGGGATACTCTTCATCATTGGCGGATTTTTCCTCATCCCATTCCTCCAGCTCCAAGGGGCGAGTATCGTCGCGCTTGTGATTGCGGTCTTCATCTACGCTGTGTTTGCCTATCTCATGCCGCGCGTGACGCGAGAGGGCGCCATCGTCAAAGAGCAACTTCTCGGATTGAAAGACTATCTCCAAATCGCCGAGAAACGCCGTCTCGAATTTCACAATGCCCCAGAGAAGACGCCGGAACTCTTTGAACGACTTCTCCCTGCAGCCCTGCTTCTCGGGGTATCCGACATCTGGGCCAAGGAGTTTGCTGACCTCACGATGTCCGAGCCAGAGTGGTATCATGGCGGCTCGGCCTCCTCATTTTCTGCGACGTCATTCGCGTCCGATTTTGGTGGCTTCAACACCGCTGCCGGCTCCTCGCTCGCTTCGGCACCCTCTGGGAGTGGCTCAGGCGGCGGCGGATCATCTGGTGGAGGCGGCGGCGGAGGAGGCGGCGGGAGCTGGTAGCCGAGTCTCGACAAAGCGGCAATCTCAAACTATAATGGGCGGGCATCTCGGGTGCGTGCCCATTTATTTCTTCACTTGCGTCTATGGCCACCGCTTATTCACATTCAAGCAAAAATGTCGAGCTCACCTGGCTCTACCTGAGCATCTTTTTTCTCGCCGTCATCGGGATCGGCTATCTCTTCGCTCAGGTCTATGGCAATAGCTCCATTCTCTACGTAGCCGTCGCGTTCTCAGTCCTGACGAGTTTCGCCTCGTACTGGTGGAGCGACAAAATCGTACTTTCTATGGCGCATGCCACGCCGGTTGATCGCGAATCAAATGCGGACATCTACAACCTCGTGGAAAACCTCTGCATCACGGCTGGCCTGCCGGTGCCCCGGATCTATATCACCGAGGACGCAGCGCTCAATGCCTTTGCAACCGGACGCGATCCGGAGCACGGTGTCGTTTGTCTCACGACGGGTATCCTTGCGCGGCTGAACAAGTCAGAGCTCGAGGGTGTCATCGCCCATGAGCTGTCGCATAGCCGGAATCGCGATAGGCTGCTCTCGACGGTCGTCGTCATCCTCGCTGGCTTCATTTCGATCCTCGCTGACATGTTCCAACACTCGCTCCTCTTCCGCGGGCGCGACAATGACAACCGTGGTGGCGGACTCGTCCTCGTCGGTATCGTGCTCTCGATCCTCGCACCACTCGCAGCGCTGCTCATCCGTCTGGCTATCTCTCGCAAGCGTGAACTCCTCGCTGATGCGTCCGGTGCACTCCTGACGCGTTACCCCGAGGGCCTCGCCTCAGCCCTGGAGAAAATCTCGAGTGATCCGAAGCCGCTCGACACGGCCTCTGGCGCGACCGCACACCTTTACATCTCAAACCCATTCAAGTCGGGGAGTATCATGAAACTTTTCATGACTCACCCACCGGTCGAAGAACGCCTCGCTGCGCTCCGGGAAATGAACCTGGATCGATAAATCAACACGACTAGTCCTAAGTATAGAGCGAGCGACGTTGTGTTTCGATGTTTTGTTATTGAAAGCGCTATGGCCTGGTCCACCTTCGGTCAAAAGAAAAAATCAAGCACGCTAAAAGCGGGGAAATCCGGCCGCTACTACTTCACGCTCCACTCGGAGTACAAGATGCGCGAATATCATCTGTCGCGGCAAAGGGTCATCCGCATCATCCGCAATCCGAAAAGAACGGAAGTTGGAATTGTTGAGAATACGGTTGCTGTAATGCAGCCAGCATCTATAAAACGAGTGAGCGACAAACCTGCCCGCAATGCTACGCATAGCGTTGCAGGCGGGGAGACCTGGTCGCAGGAACTCTGGGTCATGTACAAGTTGAACCGACCACCAACAACCAACAACCCACAACGGGAAAAGAGTCAAAATTCACAATTGGGGAATCTAATCAATCAATCGGAGCTGAAGATCATTTCCGCCTGGCGGTATCCGGGAGTGAGCCCCGAGCGCGATCCGATCCCGGCTGACATCTTGCGTGAGATTGCCCGCGGACTCGAGGAAAGTGAGCTCGCCAAAGAAATGGCTGAGTAGAGCTATATCTCATAAAAAAACACTTTCAATGGCTTGAAAAAGCTCGCCCGCATCGCTACGCCCACCAGAAACGTTGTATCACTGCGGACTAGCGAAGCGTTTCGGGCGGGCCTTTTATTCTGTTTACCACAACACCAATATGTTGGTGTTGTGGCTTGTTTCAGCGGGAAAACAATAATAGTGCTTTATATAAGCCATTTCACCATACTCTGCAGTTGACTCAGAGGCTGTTTTGGTGTATACTGTTTCTTCGGTACATTACACCAGTTTTTCACTGGGGATGGATACGAATCTGTACCATCCCCCCTCAACCGGAGGACGTGCTGAGGAATGTATTCTCGAAGCACGAAATCCTGAGAGCTTGAACTTTTACAATCACCCTGTTTTACACGGCTAGGAGGCCGTTTGCCATGAATGCAATCATTCGTTTGGTCATCGCTGTACTCGTCCTGCTCGGCCTTTCCGGTTGTGCTGCTCCTCAGCCCTATATGGGATCGGGTGGGTACGCTGGTCAAACTGACCGGTACAGCGGGTACGACCCTCGCTATTCCCGGCGTATCCCACCCGGATACGTCAATCCGGACACCCCGTACATGGGTTTGCACCGAGGTCGGTGTTATTACCTGGGTTTCATTCAGCCAACGAATGACCTGTGCCTCTCGGGGCAGGTAACGGCGGGGCCTGCCAACCTGGCGGCCTATGGGCAGCCATCGCAGTACGGGACGGCGTCTGGTGTCGCACCGACCCTCGGTGGGGGCATGAGTCCAGAGGCGGCGGCGCGGGAGC
This is a stretch of genomic DNA from Candidatus Moraniibacteriota bacterium. It encodes these proteins:
- a CDS encoding DUF2207 domain-containing protein, with the protein product MTRSFGRQAVALACFIIVSVVPVTVSAQAQEESEHIDRFESDIVIASDGTIAVTETIRYAFGLAEKHGIYRDIPVNYATSLGTRTALDITVESVTDETGKTLTHEESRSGGNLHIQIGDADKLVTGGRTYVIRYRIDGALAFYQDFDELYWNATGHDWTVPISAASVMVRTLSPVAGWRFACYVGPRGSTERCDPERSRDVASAQSEMRIDWDQKLEPGSGITVALGFDKGYAIEPSWLARAASFLANNPLILLPFVVFGFMFRRWYREGRDPEGRGTIIPEYDVPEHLSPLHIAAFLDGRLTGKEIPAAIIDLAVKGYLVIDRVTDDGLIFDTTDYRLVETASRPASGSIEHTLIAALFSATASVNVESVRKLLASPSAKLLPGFLKRSIEASLPKTVGPSESVARSVKISELKNKFYTKISELQKQAIEELIARKFLAASPQDVWGKYTLWGILFIIGGFFLIPFLQLQGASIVALVIAVFIYAVFAYLMPRVTREGAIVKEQLLGLKDYLQIAEKRRLEFHNAPEKTPELFERLLPAALLLGVSDIWAKEFADLTMSEPEWYHGGSASSFSATSFASDFGGFNTAAGSSLASAPSGSGSGGGGSSGGGGGGGGGGSW
- a CDS encoding M48 family metalloprotease, yielding MATAYSHSSKNVELTWLYLSIFFLAVIGIGYLFAQVYGNSSILYVAVAFSVLTSFASYWWSDKIVLSMAHATPVDRESNADIYNLVENLCITAGLPVPRIYITEDAALNAFATGRDPEHGVVCLTTGILARLNKSELEGVIAHELSHSRNRDRLLSTVVVILAGFISILADMFQHSLLFRGRDNDNRGGGLVLVGIVLSILAPLAALLIRLAISRKRELLADASGALLTRYPEGLASALEKISSDPKPLDTASGATAHLYISNPFKSGSIMKLFMTHPPVEERLAALREMNLDR